A single Cucumis melo cultivar AY chromosome 4, USDA_Cmelo_AY_1.0, whole genome shotgun sequence DNA region contains:
- the LOC103500325 gene encoding cycloartenol-C-24-methyltransferase-like isoform X2 — protein sequence MSLVGERASILLLACRWIGESFRESIKRHEHFLALELGLKPGQKVLDVGCGIGGPLREIAKFSYTSITGLNNNSYQITRGEELNRIAKLDKTCNFVKGDFMKMPFDDNTFDAIYAIEATCHAPDPYGCFKEIYRVLKPGQRFAAYEWCLTNSFDPNNQDHQKIKAEIEIGSGLPDIKTIEKCLEALKQAGFEIIWGKDLTEDSPVPWYLPLDGGQFSITNFRATAIGRCVTKYMVRALEYIRLAPKGSERVQNFLEQAARGLVEGGKKEVMTPMYFFLVRKPLSSDE from the exons ATGAGTTTGGTTGGGGAGAGAGCTTCCATTTTGCTCCTAG CTTGTAGATGGATTGGTGAGTCTTTCCGGGAGAGCATTAAGAGGCACGAGCACTTCCTTGCTTTAGAGTTGGGTTTGAAGCCTGGACAGAAG GTTTTGGATGTTGGATGTGGTATAGGCGGACCACTGAGAGAGATTGCAAAATTCAG CTATACTTCAATTACTGGGTTGAACAACAATAGCTATCAGATTACTAGAGGAGAG GAACTAAATCGCATTGCAAAATTGGATAAGACTTGCAACTTTGTCAAG GGCGACTTTATGAAAATGCCGTTTGATGATAATACATTTGATGCAATATATGCAATCGAAGCCACTTGTCACGCTCCAGACCCT TATGGCTGCTTCAAGGAGATCTACAGAGTACTAAAGCCTGGCCAACGTTTTGCTGCTTATGAATGGTGCTTGACCAACTCCTTCGATCCAAATAACCAAGATCACCAAAAAATAAAG GCTGAAATTGAGATTGGCAGTGGGCTTCCAGATATCAAGACAATAGAAAAGTGCCTGGAAGCTTTGAAACAAGCAGGTTTTGAG ATCATCTGGGGAAAAGACCTTACTGAAGATTCACCTGTTCCATGGTACTTACCATTAGATGGTGGTCAGTTCTCCATCACCAACTTCCGCGCTACGGCGATTGGGCGTTGCGTGACAAAATATATG GTTAGAGCATTGGAGTATATTCGCCTCGCCCCGAAGGGTAGTGAAAGAGTTCAAAATTTTCTAGAGCAAGCAGCACGAGGGCTGGTTGAGGGCGGAAA GAAAGAGGTCATGACCCCTATGTACTTCTTCCTGGTGCGTAAACCGCTTTCAAGTGATGAGTAA
- the LOC103500325 gene encoding cycloartenol-C-24-methyltransferase-like isoform X1: MSKEGAFDLASGVGGKMSKADVLCAVEKYEKYHGFYGGEREEREANYTDMVNKYYDLVTSFYEFGWGESFHFAPRWIGESFRESIKRHEHFLALELGLKPGQKVLDVGCGIGGPLREIAKFSYTSITGLNNNSYQITRGEELNRIAKLDKTCNFVKGDFMKMPFDDNTFDAIYAIEATCHAPDPYGCFKEIYRVLKPGQRFAAYEWCLTNSFDPNNQDHQKIKAEIEIGSGLPDIKTIEKCLEALKQAGFEIIWGKDLTEDSPVPWYLPLDGGQFSITNFRATAIGRCVTKYMVRALEYIRLAPKGSERVQNFLEQAARGLVEGGKKEVMTPMYFFLVRKPLSSDE; encoded by the exons GTACTCTGCGCCGTTGAAAA GTATGAGAAATATCATGGCTTTTATGGAGGCGAAAGGGAGGAGAGAGAAGCCAACTACACCGACATG GTCAATAAATACTATGATCTCGTGACCAGCTTTTATGAGTTTGGTTGGGGAGAGAGCTTCCATTTTGCTCCTAG ATGGATTGGTGAGTCTTTCCGGGAGAGCATTAAGAGGCACGAGCACTTCCTTGCTTTAGAGTTGGGTTTGAAGCCTGGACAGAAG GTTTTGGATGTTGGATGTGGTATAGGCGGACCACTGAGAGAGATTGCAAAATTCAG CTATACTTCAATTACTGGGTTGAACAACAATAGCTATCAGATTACTAGAGGAGAG GAACTAAATCGCATTGCAAAATTGGATAAGACTTGCAACTTTGTCAAG GGCGACTTTATGAAAATGCCGTTTGATGATAATACATTTGATGCAATATATGCAATCGAAGCCACTTGTCACGCTCCAGACCCT TATGGCTGCTTCAAGGAGATCTACAGAGTACTAAAGCCTGGCCAACGTTTTGCTGCTTATGAATGGTGCTTGACCAACTCCTTCGATCCAAATAACCAAGATCACCAAAAAATAAAG GCTGAAATTGAGATTGGCAGTGGGCTTCCAGATATCAAGACAATAGAAAAGTGCCTGGAAGCTTTGAAACAAGCAGGTTTTGAG ATCATCTGGGGAAAAGACCTTACTGAAGATTCACCTGTTCCATGGTACTTACCATTAGATGGTGGTCAGTTCTCCATCACCAACTTCCGCGCTACGGCGATTGGGCGTTGCGTGACAAAATATATG GTTAGAGCATTGGAGTATATTCGCCTCGCCCCGAAGGGTAGTGAAAGAGTTCAAAATTTTCTAGAGCAAGCAGCACGAGGGCTGGTTGAGGGCGGAAA GAAAGAGGTCATGACCCCTATGTACTTCTTCCTGGTGCGTAAACCGCTTTCAAGTGATGAGTAA
- the LOC103500326 gene encoding cycloartenol-C-24-methyltransferase, with amino-acid sequence MSKTGALDLASGLGGKLEKNDVLSAVEKYEKYHVCYGGEEEERKANYTDMVNKYYDLVTSFYEFGWGESFHFAPRWKGESLRESIKRHEHFLALQLDLKPGYKVLDVGCGIGGPLREIARFSYTSVTGLNNNEYQISRGKELNRVAKVDKTCDFVKADFMKMPFPDNSFDAVYAIEATCHAPDAYGCYKEIYRVLKPGQHFAAYEWCMTDAFDPNNQEHQKIKAEIEIGDGLPDIRLTGKCLEALKQAGFEVVWEKDLAVNSPLPWYLPLDKSHFSLSSFRLTALGRFITKNMVKVLEFIRLAPKGSQRVQDFLEKAAEGLVEGGKKEIFTPMYFFLARKPLSATE; translated from the exons ATGTCGAAAACTGGAGCGTTAGATCTTGCATCGGGCCTTGGTGGCAAGTTGGAAAAGAACGACGTCCTTTCCGCCGTTGAAAA GTATGAGAAATACCATGTCTGTTATGGAGGTGAAGAAGAGGAGAGAAAAGCTAACTACACTGACATG GTTAATAAATACTATGATCTTGTCACAAGCTTTTACGAGTTCGGTTGGGGCGAGTCGTTCCATTTTGCACCTAG ATGGAAAGGCGAATCTCTGCGGGAGAGCATTAAGAGGCACGAACACTTTCTTGCTTTGCAATTAGATTTGAAACCTGGATATAAG GTGTTGGATGTTGGATGTGGAATTGGTGGACCGCTTAGAGAAATTGCGAGATTTAG TTATACTTCTGTTACTGGATTGAACAACAATGAGTACCAGATTTCAAGAGGAAAG GAGTTGAATCGCGTTGCAAAAGTGGACAAGACTTGTGACTTTGTCAAG GCCGACTTCATGAAAATGCCATTTCCTGACAATTCATTTGATGCAGTATATGCAATTGAAGCTACTTGTCATGCACCAGACGCA TATGGGTGCTACAAGGAAATTTATAGAGTACTAAAGCCTGGCCAACATTTTGCTGCTTATGAATGGTGTATGACTGATGCTTTTGATCCAAATAATCAAGAACATCAAAAGATAAAG GCAGAAATTGAGATTGGTGATGGTCTTCCAGATATCAGGTTGACAGGAAAATGTCTTGAAGCTTTAAAGCAAGCAGGCTTTGAG GTTGTTTGGGAGAAAGATCTTGCTGTAAATTCGCCTCTTCCGTGGTACTTGCCTTTAGACAAAAGCCATTTCTCATTGAGTAGCTTCCGTCTAACAGCCCTTGGTCGTTTCATTACTAAAAATATG GTCAAAGTATTGGAGTTCATTCGACTTGCCCCCAAGGGTAGCCAAAGAGTTCAAGACTTTCTAGAGAAAGCTGCTGAAGGGCTTGTTGAGGGTGGAAA GAAGGAGATATTTACGCCAATGTATTTCTTCTTAGCCCGGAAGCCACTTTCAGCCACTGAGTAG